In one Geoglobus acetivorans genomic region, the following are encoded:
- the hisB gene encoding imidazoleglycerol-phosphate dehydratase HisB — protein MTRVERKTREVEVVVKLSLEGGEIEIDTGIGFLDHMLTSFAFHSGIGLEIKARGDLHVDEHHTVEDVAITLGRAFKKAIEGKRLSRFGSAIVPMDESVAICGVDISGRGYFVLEGEFGDAGIRGENAVHFLDTFCRNAGVNVYIQVKGRNEHHKMESAFKALALALRQALKEAEDVRSTKGRID, from the coding sequence ATGACCAGGGTTGAGAGGAAGACGAGAGAGGTTGAAGTTGTCGTGAAGCTGTCTCTCGAAGGTGGGGAGATTGAAATAGATACGGGAATAGGCTTCCTTGACCACATGCTCACAAGCTTCGCCTTTCACTCGGGAATCGGGCTTGAGATCAAAGCCAGAGGGGATCTGCACGTTGACGAGCACCACACGGTGGAGGATGTCGCAATAACCCTCGGAAGGGCATTCAAAAAGGCAATCGAGGGGAAGAGGTTATCCAGGTTCGGCTCGGCAATCGTGCCGATGGACGAAAGCGTGGCCATTTGCGGAGTTGATATAAGCGGGAGGGGCTATTTCGTCCTTGAAGGAGAGTTTGGAGATGCTGGAATAAGGGGAGAGAACGCCGTTCATTTCCTCGACACATTCTGCAGGAATGCCGGCGTTAATGTTTACATTCAGGTGAAGGGCAGGAACGAACACCACAAGATGGAGAGCGCATTCAAGGCTCTCGCTCTGGCGTTAAGACAGGCTTTGAAGGAAGCTGAAGACGTAAGGAGCACGAAGGGCAGGATTGATTAG
- the hisA gene encoding 1-(5-phosphoribosyl)-5-[(5-phosphoribosylamino)methylideneamino]imidazole-4-carboxamide isomerase yields the protein MFRIIPAVDIKDGKCVQLRQGKEDDIIFESDDPVNVAEAWVERGAKILHVVDLSGSFKGRLVHEDLILKISELAEVQVGGGIRSIEVAKRLLDLGVERVIVGTMAIEMSDDVKSLADEYPERVMVAIDSRNGKVVVKGWKENTCLSPLEVMRMYSDFDVSFLFTNVDVEGLMKGIDENAIKLVVDAANRPVIVSGGITGIEDVKKVKNAGAAGVVIGSALYTGKLRLEDVLPLEED from the coding sequence ATGTTCAGAATCATTCCGGCCGTAGATATCAAAGATGGAAAGTGCGTTCAGCTCAGACAGGGAAAAGAGGACGACATTATTTTCGAAAGCGATGATCCGGTAAATGTCGCGGAAGCCTGGGTTGAAAGAGGGGCGAAAATCCTCCATGTGGTGGACTTGAGCGGAAGCTTTAAGGGGAGGCTCGTTCACGAAGACCTGATACTGAAAATTTCGGAGCTCGCAGAGGTTCAGGTCGGGGGAGGAATTAGAAGCATTGAAGTGGCAAAAAGACTGCTCGACCTCGGAGTTGAGAGAGTTATCGTTGGAACAATGGCAATAGAGATGTCGGACGACGTGAAAAGTCTTGCGGACGAATATCCGGAAAGAGTTATGGTGGCGATAGATTCAAGGAATGGAAAGGTTGTCGTGAAAGGCTGGAAGGAAAATACCTGCCTGAGCCCTTTAGAGGTCATGAGGATGTACTCAGACTTTGACGTCAGCTTCCTCTTCACCAATGTGGACGTTGAGGGTCTGATGAAGGGGATAGATGAGAATGCCATAAAGCTGGTCGTAGATGCTGCAAACAGGCCAGTAATAGTGTCAGGAGGGATAACAGGCATAGAGGACGTCAAAAAGGTTAAAAATGCCGGTGCGGCCGGAGTGGTTATCGGCAGCGCTTTGTACACCGGGAAACTCAGGCTGGAAGATGTGCTGCCCCTGGAGGAGGATTGA
- a CDS encoding amphi-Trp domain-containing protein: MIEISGKDAKREADTAEVEFETHMSKEELLSFLKSLAEQIEKENAIHMLVDNIEVKFDYGFPVEVEVEHESSKKLKIKLEFKKKHKIKLK, translated from the coding sequence ATGATCGAAATAAGCGGTAAAGACGCAAAGAGAGAGGCCGATACTGCAGAAGTTGAATTCGAAACACACATGTCAAAGGAGGAACTCCTGTCCTTCCTGAAATCGCTCGCAGAACAGATCGAAAAGGAAAATGCAATACACATGCTTGTTGACAACATTGAAGTGAAGTTCGACTATGGTTTCCCTGTAGAGGTGGAGGTCGAACATGAGAGCAGCAAAAAACTCAAGATAAAACTCGAATTCAAGAAGAAACACAAGATAAAACTAAAATAA
- a CDS encoding metalloregulator ArsR/SmtB family transcription factor, producing MSDLLDALGSKKRLMILRSLSRGNRCVSELMDELKMDGKTAKYHLDKLERLGIVSSYFEGKRRYYQLVKEVVIMISPPPNRKFVVAALEKHSSEISL from the coding sequence ATGAGTGATTTGCTGGATGCCCTTGGTTCCAAAAAGAGATTGATGATTCTTAGGAGTCTTAGCAGAGGGAATAGGTGTGTTAGCGAACTTATGGATGAGCTGAAAATGGATGGAAAGACAGCAAAATATCATCTGGACAAACTTGAAAGACTGGGAATTGTGTCGAGCTATTTTGAAGGTAAGAGAAGGTATTACCAGCTTGTGAAAGAGGTTGTTATCATGATTTCGCCGCCACCGAACAGGAAATTCGTTGTTGCAGCTTTGGAAAAACACTCATCAGAAATAAGTTTATAA
- a CDS encoding putative RNA uridine N3 methyltransferase, whose translation MEIAIPSSSLINERDEKIKIYKIGQIARACSIFHVKRIYIYPDPDFDESGLIKEVLEYLETPQYLRKYLFPLKKELKFVGTLPPLKIPSHKPKDLKIGEVREGIIVRVAPDGTAWADIGTKALALYQGNAEKGARVTVRICSKKPLVVEEAKPEEYWGYEVRKIRLEKLVRREDAVITSRKGMLPRPEEVKTKRLLIFGSPAEGVHEIAEKLGILLENVDVWNMFPNQATQTVRLEEAILGSLAIANYLKWVV comes from the coding sequence ATGGAAATAGCGATACCCTCAAGTTCTTTAATAAATGAAAGGGATGAAAAAATAAAAATCTACAAAATCGGGCAGATTGCGAGAGCCTGCTCGATCTTCCATGTTAAAAGAATTTATATCTATCCTGATCCCGACTTTGATGAATCTGGTCTCATTAAGGAGGTTCTGGAATACCTTGAAACTCCTCAATATCTTCGGAAATACCTTTTCCCTTTAAAAAAAGAACTCAAATTTGTTGGAACACTACCTCCTTTAAAAATACCATCTCATAAGCCAAAAGATTTAAAAATCGGTGAGGTGAGGGAAGGCATAATCGTCAGGGTTGCTCCTGACGGCACTGCGTGGGCTGATATAGGTACAAAAGCCCTGGCCCTCTACCAAGGAAATGCAGAAAAGGGGGCCCGCGTGACCGTCAGGATCTGTTCGAAGAAGCCGTTGGTGGTAGAAGAGGCGAAGCCGGAAGAGTACTGGGGATATGAGGTTAGGAAAATTCGGCTTGAAAAGCTGGTGAGAAGGGAGGATGCAGTAATCACCTCCCGCAAAGGTATGCTTCCTCGGCCTGAGGAAGTAAAGACCAAAAGGCTCCTGATTTTCGGGAGCCCGGCAGAGGGAGTACACGAAATAGCCGAAAAACTCGGAATACTCCTGGAAAATGTGGATGTGTGGAATATGTTTCCAAATCAGGCTACGCAAACTGTAAGATTGGAAGAGGCAATATTGGGAAGCCTTGCGATTGCAAACTATCTGAAGTGGGTGGTATGA